In Brachypodium distachyon strain Bd21 chromosome 2, Brachypodium_distachyon_v3.0, whole genome shotgun sequence, one genomic interval encodes:
- the LOC100838455 gene encoding LOW QUALITY PROTEIN: DNA-(apurinic or apyrimidinic site) lyase, chloroplastic-like (The sequence of the model RefSeq protein was modified relative to this genomic sequence to represent the inferred CDS: deleted 1 base in 1 codon) codes for MSSKQSEPWTRLAHSKKLPGWVAYNPRTMRPPPLSDDTKHMKILSWNVNGLRTMVGSGQFSAVELAQRENFDVLCLQETHLKEGDVNDFKNLIPGYDHCYWSCSVARLDYSGTGVISRVKPISVQYGIGKAENDQEGRVITLEFDYFYLVNAYVPNSGRGLRRLIYRVDDWDPCFSDYIEKLELSKPVIVAGDLNCARQSIDIHNPPAKTEDAGFTVEERESFEINFSMRGYVDTFRKQHPNAVGYTFWGENQRRTNKGWRLDYFLASEHISDRVHDSYILPDVTSSDHSPIGLVLKL; via the exons ATGTCCAGCAAGCAGAGTGAGCCCTGGACCCGACTTGCCCACAGTAAGAAATTACCAGGATGGGTCGCATACAATCCAAGGACCATGAGGCCTCCGCCACTGAGCGACGACACCAAGCATATGAAAATTCTATCCTGGAATGTTAATGGACTGAGAACTATGGTAGGGTCAGGGCAGTTTTCTGCGGTTGAATTGGCTCAGAGGGAGAATTTTGATGTATTGTGCCTTCAGGAGACACATCTGAAG GAGGGTGATGTCAATGATTTCAAGAATCTGATACCAGGCTACGACCATTGCTATTGGTCATGCAGTGTCGCAAGGCTTGATTATTCAGGGACTGGAGTAATTTCACGG GTAAAACCAATCTCTGTCCAATACGGAATTGGAAAAGCAGAA AATGATCAGGAGGGCAGGGTTATTACTTTGGAGTTTGATTATTTCTACTTGGTGAATGCCTATGTCCCAAATTCTGGCCGTGGTTTACGTAGACTG ATTTACAGGGTTGATGATTGGGATCCATGTTTCAGTGACTATATAGAA AAACTGGAACTTTCCAAACCAGTAATTGTTGCTGGTGATCTTAACTGTGCTCGTCAGAGTATTGACATTCACAATCCTCCA GCAAAAACGGAAGATGCAGGTTTCACCGTTGAAGAGAGGGAATCATTTGAGATAAACTTTTCTATGAGAGGTTACGTTGATACCTTCAGAAAGCAGCATCCCAATGCTGTGGGCTACACTTTCTGGGGTGAAAACCAGCGGCGTACCAATAAAG GGTGGCGATTAGATTACTTCCTTGCGTCAGAACACATCAGTGACAGGGTTCATGATTCGTACATTCTTCCGGATGTGACATCCAGCGACCACAGTCCAATTGGCCTTGTACTAAAGCTGTAG